The window AAGGGATGGACGGATGTTAAGtccaaacctaaatcttaaatctaaatccaaGCGTGAAATTTCAAAACTAaacctaaatccatccatccatccattttctaccgcttattcccttttggggtcacggggggcgctggcacctatctcagctacaatcgggcggaaggcggggtacgccctggacaagtcgccacctcatcgcagggccaacacagatagacagacaacattcacactcacattcacacactagggaccatttagtgttgccaatcaacctatccccaggtgcatgtctttggaggtgggaggaagccggagtacccggagggaacccacgcattcacggggagaacatgcaaactccacacagaaagatcccgagcctggatttgaacccaggactgcaggaccttcgtattgtgaggcagacgcactaacccctctgccaccgtgaagcccactaaacctaaatcttaaatctaaatctaacatTTACATTTAGCACTCACCTCTAGATTTAGATTCAAGATttgggtttagatttaacatttagatttagactaAACCTAAATCTTGAATCTAAACGTAAAATTTAGACCCAAATCTTGAATCTAAATCTAAAGGTGAGTgctaaatgttaaaactaaacctaaatcttaaatctaaacctacaTGTTAAAAGTAAATTATAATCTAAATGTGAATGCTAAATcttcaatctaagtctaaatggtacatctaaatctaaatctaaatgtaagcacttcatgttaaatctaaaccaaaATCTTAAATCTCAAtccaaatatatccatccatttttctaccgcttgtcctgttcagggtcgcgggggtgctggagcctatcacagctacaatcgggcggaaggcggggtacaccctggacaagtcgccacttcatcacagctGAATCTAAATCTGAGCactaaatgttaaaactaaacctaaattttaaatctaaatgaaAATTTAAATCTAAACCCAAATCTTGAATCTAAATccaaatgtgagcgctaaatgttaaaactaaatctaaatgttaaatctaaacctacatGTGAAACCTAAATTATCTAAAAGTGAGTGCTAAATCttcaatctaaatctaaatgttaaaactaaaccCAAATCTTAATtcaaaatctaaatgtgagcgctagaGATGCgctgataggcaattatatcatccgcaaccgcatcaccaaagtcgtcatccacccgccgtccacccgaaccaacatttggtcagaaccgtacccgcccgctgaaatacatcagaggtcggccacctttaccactcacagagctatttaaacctgtttcacagtgTAATGaaaacaattggagccgctaacgttcgcacgaatatccaattggcgttcatcctgatgacaagaatatgggcgtgctgtgaagccattgcctttgacaccgattgttagtccggcaacttgttgtgtgcagcttccgcaatcgcacatacaagattgaaaggcatactgggtgatacagagtacactgatggttgtgatataaacaactttaacacttactaatatgcgccacgctgtgaagccacacaatacaatattgacaaacacatttcgggagaacatcctcacagtaacacaacataaacgcaacacaacaaatacccagaatcctttatatccgtgacaattcctgaatatattttacacccccacacccccaaccccgcgcaccttaccgacgcacggggggtgggggtgggggggtggcggggttttcTGCTAGCGGGGTTTATAAAATAGTCAGaaatgtcacggatacaaaggattctgggtattttttgtgttgcgtttctgttgtgttactgggaggatgttctcccgaaatgtgttcgtcaatcTTGTTTGATGCgacttcacagcgtggtgcatattactaagagtgttaaaattgtttatatcacaaccattagtgtagtctatgtcacccagcatgccttgcagtcgtgtgcgtgttgccgcggaagccacacacatcatcttgctggactggcaagcatattttacatgctgtagaaggtgacaaagccaatggcttcatagcacgccctaatacttattatctgggtgactgccggcagtcattctagagaatgatattgtcttcttcgctttatggcacgggtcttaaatggctctttgaatggtaaaggataccgatcccagaaccatgtacaggtgctggtcatattattggaatatcatgaaaaagttgatttatttcagtaattccatttagaaagtcaaacttgtagaatgtatacattcattccaaacagactgatacatttcaagtgttttttttgccaaaaaggagacgattttagctgacaaccaatgaaaaccctaaattcaacacctcagaaaatttgaatatggtgaaaaggtcagatattgaagacacctggtgccataCTGTAATtagctaactcaaaacacctgaaaAAAGCCTTTACATGGTCtcttgttttgattctgtatgacacacagaGAAGACtgtggggaagactgctgacttgacgactgtccaaaagatgaccattgatactaaGGAggacaagacacaaaaggtcattgccaaagaggttggatgttcccagagctctgtgtccaagtacattaatagagaggcgaagggaagacagaaatgtggtagaaaaaagtgtacaagcaagagggataaccgtgcCCTGGAgaagattgtcaaacaaaaccgattcaaaaatgtgggggagatccacaaagagtggactgcagctggagtcagtgcttcaagaaccaccacgcaccgacgaatgcaagatatgggcttcagctgtcgcattccttgtgtaaagccactcttgaataagagacaacatcaaaagcgtctcgcctgggctcaagacaaaaaggactggactgctgctgagtggtccaaagttatgttttcagatgaaagtgaATTTTGTATcacctttggaaatcaaggtcccagagtctggaggaagacaggagaggcacagaatccacgttgcctgaagtccagtgtcaaatttccacaatgggtaatggtctggggtgccatgtcatctgctggtgttggtccactgggtttcctgaggtctagggtcaatgcagcagtctaccaggaagttttacaacactttatgctgcctgccgccgaccaattttatggaggtgaagatttcattttccgacatgacttggcacctgcacacagtgccaaatctaccagtacctgctttaaggaccatggtatccctgttcttgattggcctgcaaactcacctgaccttaaccccatagaaaagctatggggtattgtgcgagatgccagagccaacaatgctgaagagctgaaggccactattaaagcaagctgggctctcataacacctgagggtgcaacagactgcTGGACTCCATGTATTGCTGCAgacattcaggcaaaaggagctgcaactaagtattgattgccgtacatgctgaaactttccatgttcatacttttcagttggtccacatttctaaaaaatattttttggtactagtcgtaactaatattctaattttctgagatgctGAATTTGGggttttcagtaattgtcagtaataatcatcaacatttaaagaaataaacatttcaaatatatcactatgtgtgtaatgaattgatataatatgtaagttccacgttctgaatataattactgaaataaatcaactttttcatgatattctaataatataaacagcacctgtatatataatgacagacacatgactgatgttaaaaaagtaggacaatggccaatagggctggctgaTAAAACTAGAGACATAACTTAAGTGGGGGGAGGGGGCACCAGACTTTTGAatagggaacgtgcgccctcctgtggacttctgctgcaactgcacacacaaagaacttcattacttccaagtgtgccttatttagtgtctcagacttccaattcctcctttacatgtttaatgtataagtattaattaaacaactgtttaatttacgaatattaaaaacttgttcagtgtacaaatattaaatacatgtttagtgtataaataaaaaaaaagtatatatatatatatagagagagagagagagagaaagagaccagacttatgaagagggaatgtgcgccctcctgtggacttctgttgcaactgcacacacaaagaacttcattacttccaagtgtgccttatttagtgtcccagacttccaattcctcctttacatgtttagtgtataagtattaactaaacaactgtttaatatatgaatattaaaaacgtgtttagtgtataaatattaaatgcatgtttagtgtataaattatatatatatatatatatatatatatatatatatatatatatatatatatatatatatatatatatatatatatatatatatatgagagagagagataccagacttatgaagagggaacgtgcgccctcctgtggacttctgctgcaactgcacacacaaataacttcattacttccatgtgtgccttatttagtgtcccagacttccaattcctcctttacatgtttagtgtataagtattaattaaacaactgtttattaTATGAATATGAAAAacttgttcagtgtataaatattaaatatatgtgtagcgtataaattaaatgtttgaattgaattgaaacatttatttcaaaccagcacagtacaactaaacacagttttttttttttttagattttggcagagatatttatgaaaggcttgaaaaggggttggatgaagcagatgcttataatagtccaacccctctcactcattccacatttaacataaacaatataatacaagaacaatactctataaacaaaaataagaaaaactcctgtaaaacaacaatactatgagacaagacaagacgagacaagacgcacgcgcacacacgcacgcacgcaagcacgcatacacacacacacgcacacacacacacacacacacacacacacacacacacacacacacacacacctctctcccatggctctgtgctgagggcatcactctctttcctcctcgtacttcttgaGTACTTCTTTttgaaacagtgttttaaattgaatcatgctagaacacgtttttaagttgtcccctaagttgttccacagagtgactccacactctgaaatgcacattgatttgaaagtggttctacatttaggcaaatataattagttgtttcctcttaaagtgttactatggtgatcatctccatcatggaataggttctgtatattggatggtagagagttttgggatgcactaaacatcatttgagcagttttaatctTGATCACATGGTTCAGtttaagtccataaatagtggatttgattgaagtctgtagtgaacattggacataatcctgatggcctttttctgcagagtgactaaaggttgtagatgtgatttataacaatttccccagactccaacacaatagtttaaatatgacataataaatgaatgaaacaataacaacagagcattggtgttcaataaatgacatgatctcctcatcattccaacacatttagcaacttttgccctcaggtaacttatatgtggcttccatgagatattttcatctattattactcctaagaaagaattttgttgaacatattctattggtgtatcatcaataacaatcctgattggtatattacttttgcaattgctaaagagcattattttggtcttctttaaattcagagacaatttgtttgtattaaaccaagtttttaacttcatcatctcctcagttacagaagtcagaagttgcttcacgtggtcacctgcacatgtaattgttgtatcgtcagcaaagaggatgaactCCAGCAGTGTTGATACTTGACATATTTTGTTGATATATATAATGAATAGTGTGGGTATCAGTATGGAcccctgggggactccacagttatgttcatgagtgtagattgatgttggtccatctgaacaatctgctgtctctcatttaagtagctctccagccatttccctgccaatccccttatgccatagttttccagtttatttaccaaaatctggtggtcaatggtatcgaaagccttttgcaggtcaataaaaatTCCTATAACAAATTTGTTCTTCTCCATGCCATTAGTAAATGTTCTctattaacccttgtgtggtgttcatattgttgttactcagccagtgtttgtgggtctgatgcacCCGCTGTATTTTGTGACTTTTAGTGTCTCACATTCaaacattttatgttaaaatactgaacagatgtttaccttatccgaATTACAAGGAGTATAAACAATACATATGGTTAATATTTGCCCTTTACCTTTGTTATGGCACATTTATAACGTATTattttaaacataataaaaaaataataattaaaatcaagaTATGAGTGGAAACAAATTTGCAAGTGAAGCAAGCTTTTTAGAAACTactgacttttattttgttgaactTGAAATGTAACCCATTGTGGTGCACAACACAAGCTGAACAACATGAACACAGAGTAAACATAgcagtgaagacaacacattgaaCACATGGCCTGTAGCCACTAGCCTATACAACACTTGAGGGGCAGagctttactgtgtgtgtgtgttgcagatatACGTGTTGTTTTCCTGTCCATCTTGGGTCCGCACACTTCTTCTTGTTGCTGGTGTTCACAACCCAGAATAATGAAAAGATCAGGAATTTTACTAAGACTTCTGTCTCTCTTTAACAAGACATGAGTGGCAGACATGTATCAACAGCATCACACACTTACTTCAGGCTCTGCAGACAGGCCACCAGCATTCTCCTCCTGAATCCTCCTCACCATGGCTGCAGAGGCTGGGGTTCTGGGGACATGATTTCTTCTCTCCATTTGTGGTCTCACCAATGCCATTCCCAGATCCTCAAGGAAGGGCCGTCTTTTCTGGAGCTTCACTCGTTTCCACTCTGGGTTCAGTGCCATCCAAATGACAAAGGAGTTGTACGCTGAGATGTCCAACATGTCAAATATTATCACCAGTGGTCAGCGTAAAGTCCTCCGTTTGCAGCTGTAGGCCGTCACCAGCTTGTCCATGTTGTCTACCCCTCCTTTTGTGGCGTTATAATCCATGATGATCTCTGGTTTGTGATGTTCCTGGTCACAGATTCTTCCTTCCCCGTGCAGTGTACACATGAGCACCACATTCTTGCCTTTCTTCGGCACAAAGGATACCCGGGATGTGTCAGCCGTGTATACAAACTTGGAAGACTTGACACGCCTGTTCTTTGAAGTCAGCAGTTGAGGTGGGAGCTCTGACCTGTTTTTCCTTATTGTTCCCACCATGGTCAGCTTCCTCTTCAGGAGCTCCTGTCCCAGTTTGTGCAAAGTAAAAAAGTGTCGCATGTGTTGTTGTGTCCACGGAGGCACTGAGACATGTCGAGGACTTCTCTCATTCCTTGTTTTTTCTCAGGGGCTCCTCCATCAGGTTCCCTGTGTAGACTTGCAAGTTCCAAGCATATGAGGAAGTGACATCACTGGCAGCCCAGATCTTTATACCATACTTTGCAGGTTTAGATGGTATttactgccctagtgtgtgaatgtgagtgtgaatgttgtctgtctatctgtgttggccctgcgatgaggtggcgacttgtccagggcgtaccccgccttccgcccgattgtagctgagataggtgccagcgccccccgcgacccaaaaaagggaataagcggtagaaaatggatggatattgccgAAAGGGGCCCTTAAATTGCATCAGCTGTTCATCAATGGTGACATTTGGACCAGGGTTGTACAGCAAGGGGAGAGCGAACAGCGTTGGCAGGTAGTGTTGCAACTTTGTGTGGGTCTGCTTATTTCATGTTTTTGTACCTGCGGTTCCCACGCCGGCACTGTCTGCTCTCGTTTACTCGCGCATTTGACCCTCTAAAGTTCTGTGTacatacactctgtcctcctcctgtctaggcctgctgtgtgtgtgtgtgtgtgtgtgtgaacagaacatcaatttccacacttctattagccctgggTCCAGGGGACCCCGAACATCCTATATGTaacagaaatgtgtaggggggtgtatggtgtgtgttcattaaatatgtattctgatatatgttcttcacagaaaatgagccaaagccagtgagtctcagtttaacaaaattaattaattgtattatttttcttttcaataaacattaaaaacgggtcccacagagccgaacaccacacaaggattAATACAACTGctgaaatgatgtataaagtaaataataatatgcttccagaagtggtccagaagatgtttcagatgtgaaccagtaaatatgaactaagagggatttatgagtactcaaaagcaaatgtattaacaaatgtaaaacaaatatatacaccaTATAATGTTACTCTATAacatcaataataattaaaaatgatttctgaatatctctatacacatataaaagtattttgtcctgtttattctcacctttacagtcaaagtgttgtttattttttaataaagtacacaatgttgtatattaataggttgattggcaacactaaatggtccctagtgtgtgaatgtgagtgtgaatgttgtctgtctatctgtgttggccctgagatgaggtggcaacttgtccagggtgtacccagcgttccgcccgattgtagctgagataggcgccagcgccccccgcgaccccaaaagggaataagcggtagaaaaaggaaggatggatgtatggatgttgtatattaaaacatgtacttgacttaaaaatgcaaaatatctaatttaTAAATGTTAGgatctatgtgctgatgttgttagaaagtcaaagttttaacagtttatttcaaatcctgcagtttcatttgctgctgctgttctcaccagcacacttgtgtttcttacactgctacttagaagacaatccatccatccatttcctaccgcttatccccctttggggtcgcggggggagctggcgcctatctcagctacaatcgggcagaaggcagtgtacaccctggacaagttgccacctcatcacagggccaacacagatagacagacaacattcacactcttattcacacactagggccaatttagtgttgccaatcaacttatccccaggtgcatgtctttggaagtgggaggggcctatccccaggtgcatgtctttggaggtgggaggggcctatccccaggtgcatgtctttggaggtgggaggggcctatccccaggtgcatgtctttggaggtgggaggggcgtatccccaggtgcatgtctttggaggtgggaggggcctatccccaggtgcatgtctttggaggtgggaggagcctatccccaggtgtatgtctttggagttgggaggaacctatccccaggtgcatgtcttgggaaatGTCACGCTTGCCACTgacggtttgtgttttagtttctcctctatgTGTTTAGAatatcctgtccttagttcctgtcagcactcttattttggtccagcttcctgtttgtctccctgtgtgctgtttttccctcagctgcggctgattggcacctggctacacctggctacaatcagcccgctcctattttacctgcttttttcctccagtcagtgctggattattgtcgttgccacatgtcgcacttgtctttgctacctgtcgtatcttgtcttgtcccTGCAGCGTTGCTGtaaagctatgtttgattgcggtttttagcttactgccttttgttccctgcttccagtttgttttctaagtacaagtacgacttctctTTTCCattctaaagttcctttttgttttgtagctcccatgcttgCTCTCTTAGTTTAactgcccacgtgcgtgctttttgtttgtacactttgtttggttttgttctagtattttatattaaaaccatgtttccttattcaatgcctgactCCGTCTccgcatcatggggttcgtcaacaacaaactttgacaggaagtgggaggaagccggagtacccagagggaacacacgcattcacggggaggacatgcaaactccacacaaaaagaccccgagcccgggattgaacacaggactactcaggacttttgtattgtgaggcagacgcactcacccctctttcaccgtgaagcctagaagagaatctttcaccacacacgctgcaactcaacacttacttaccagtgtgtattctcatgagtCTTTTCAAAAGCAGACTTTGTATAAAACGTTTAcaatatactgaacatgtataaGGTatgtctccagtgtgtgttctcatggctACTTTCAATGTGCTTTTTCATACAAACGCTTtaacacattctgagcaggaaaaaggtttttctccagtgtgtgttctcatgtgtactttcaaagtgCTTCATTGTACAAAAGCTTCACCACATTCTTAACAGTGAAAAGGTTTTTTATTCATTGTGTATTCTCATATGTGCTTTGAAatggtcccttcgagtaaaatctttaccgcagattgaacataaaaacgttttttctccagtgtgtattctcatgtgtgctttgaaatggtcaCTTCGAGTAAAAGCTTTACCAcacattgaacatgaaaaaggtttttctcctgtgtgtcttcTAATGTGTGCTTTGAAAAGGTGCCTTTGAGTAAATCCTTTACTACagatgaacatgaaaaaggtttttctccagtgtgtgtttttgtgtggttTACCAACTGTCCCTTCTGGGAGAATCCTTTGCCACAAATTGGGCACatgaatggtttttctccagtgtgtattctcatgtgtctttttaaCTCTGCTTTTCGCGCAAATCTTTTACAGCATtctgagcaagtaaaaggtttttctccagtgtgtattgtcttGTGTGTATTCAAATGTTGCCTATGAATAAAAtcgttaccgcagattgaacatgaaaaaggtttttctccagtgtgtgttctcatgtgtcttttcaaatcgtacctctgagtaaaatctttaccgcagattgaacatgaaaaaggtttttctccagtgtgtgttctcatgtgtactttcaaattactAGGAGAtttaagatgtgaagtgagtgttgtcagtgtgacatgtcttatcatctttagagtcttcatcatcagtgtcaggagagtgtgacgttgtgtcctcactatctgatagtggagctaagagcttgtctgcttgtgatcctccacagtggtctccatcagcttctgttgtcatgtgttgtgttgagctgctgcttggaggctccccccctcccctctcctcactttcacctttcacctcatcatcttcactcttcacagggacaccagtcactggcatcttggtgacatcaacctcctccagtccttcaagatgctctccctgctgactgatgctgtgttcctcctcttcctctttaatgtgagggctcagtggatccaccgcttcctttttaaaatggggtgtcagtgggtcctcctcttcctctttataaAGGGGGGTAtgtgggtattcctcttccttcttaatgtggaagggctgtggctcctccgttcgcatcctgaagctccacttctgttgctcagggtgaagatgttcttcacagacgtctgcaagacaaacacggcatctctgctcagtcacacactGCATTCACTACTttgacatgcacttaggaaaaacaagttatcgtaagAACTGTCTTTAAATCTCAGtgacacacaaacacgctgctcttaacAACATTATTCgcaggaaaagaaaaacaaaccaggacaacaggactttttactatggatgaaCGATATGGTTTAAATTAGATTTTGCGATTAAATTATGTCATGTAGAATTACTAATAGAACTATCTTAAAACAggttacacaggctcctaatttagttgctgaaatatgcagtgaaataatacataatttccagtattttttttcctcaaataaagtaaccagatattaacagtaaataaacaagtacattaataaaaaTTGTtcgataaaataatacaattagaaatgacacaatatgttactgcatatgtcagctgccaaattaggagcattTTTTAACCCgctttgaaattattctattatcaatcatataacaaattatatattgtgacatatattgtaattaggatatagatttgaggtcatatcgcccataccaaacattggctcCCCGAGTCATTTTGTCTGGCccatcaaatatatttattttttatattcttcagatgtgtgtgtatgtttaaaatgttgtactcctgttctacatcacgtggaagtgtcatgtcatggggatggtgtgttttcaactaagggtgtgacgatgaacatgattcttacacatatgtgtacttcatgtgtatatgaatgtactttatgtgtatatgaatatactttcccttgtgtgcttagtttgactgtaacttcatagtggataatatctataaacaacctcaattgttttacatctttaatttgaaggactgtttacttatctgacaaactcaaaggaaactgcacttttttaaaatgtcgcctgtcattcacaatccttatgtgagacatattttttaaatatttatgaattCTAATTAGTAAATAAACATGAGCAGAAATCAGCTAatattggagtcaatgggagctcctctattagacccacaaagtcctccaaaaaacatccagaaactgccaactatactcattttacattttgtgacctgaatattaaccaagtattagtgatattgttattataagcgctaacgttaaaggcctactgaaagccactactagccaccacgcagtctgatagtttatatatcaatgatgaaatattaacattgcaacacatgccaatacggccgctttagttgactaaattgcaattttaaatttaccgcagagtgtcttgttgaaaacgtcgcggaatgatgacgtgtgcgcgtgacgtcacggactgtcaggaaatattagcttagcataacacacagctaaaagtcgtctcttttcatcgcatacttacacagtaatttggacatctgttctgctgaatcttttgcaattttttcaattaataatggagactaaaaacaacagtgctgttggtggaaaacagTGTATTGcacctttgtttttaacacagagcggtcaagcgaacatgtttctctacgtcaaccagcatgtttttggatgggaaaa is drawn from Nerophis ophidion isolate RoL-2023_Sa unplaced genomic scaffold, RoL_Noph_v1.0 HiC_scaffold_99, whole genome shotgun sequence and contains these coding sequences:
- the LOC133547420 gene encoding sarcoplasmic reticulum histidine-rich calcium-binding protein-like, yielding MCQRTIAEYEEELCPTKEEKERQHEKHQVVLHRTDIHQLIGHQEECLPHLQGDSFTLEYPQPSHFKGDKDQPQPSYFKEEEEGECPVGQEEADVSKFPLTVVSVKTEEHEDKPPESSQLHHSPNVCEEHLHPEQQKWSFRMRTEEPQPFHIKKEEEYPHTPLYKEEEEDPLTPHFKKEAVDPLSPHIKEEEEEHSISQQGEHLEGLEEVDVTKMPVTGVPVKSEDDEVKGESEERGGGEPPSSSSTQHMTTEADGDHCGGSQADKLLAPLSDSEDTTSHSPDTDDEDSKDDKTCHTDNTHFTS